Below is a window of Prosthecochloris sp. GSB1 DNA.
CAGAAATCGCCCGATGTTTTTCCGGAAAAAGACAGGGGATGAAAGGAGGGCGCTGAGGATTCCCTGTTTTCAGGTAAAAATTTATTTCAATAAATTACGTTTTAGGAGAAATATACCCGGTTCTCCATGCCGACGCACAGCGGAAGCGTTGGACATTTCCCGGGCGCCGACATGAACGGCAAAGCCTTACTTGCATTTTTCCGTTTACGGAAGTGCCTCCTGCGAAGGTTGAGGACAGGCGGCATCCGATTTCACCATCCCCTGTTTCTTTTCAAGGGATTGAGTGCGGCATGAGCCGGCAAGGAAATGTTTTTAGGGAAAAAATCGATGTTCGGTTCAGAACCCTTTTCATTTAACAGCCAACCACAATCCGGGGGAGATATGAAAAAAGCCTTGAAAACTCTTGCTATCGGTATTCTGACAATGCAAATGCTTACCTTGCCGGTCATGATGCCGGTTTCGCATGCGCAGGTTTTCGATTCCCCCTCTTCAGCCGCCCCCGGTTTCGGTCCGCCGGCTTTTCCTGCCGCGCCGCTTGCCGCGCCACCTTCCGGAACTGAGTTCCCGAGCTACGGCGCGGTGCAACCAGGCAGTTACTTCACCGACGACCTGGGTAATATTCTCATGTATGTGAACGTCTGGGGCGAGGTGGGCGATCCCGGCCATCATGTCATCAGGGAGGGTGCGGACCTTGCCACGGTGCTTTCGATCGTGGGCGGTCCGACAGGCGATGCGAATCTGAAAAAAGTAAGGGTCAACCGTTTCATGCCGGATGAAGACGGCCAAAGAAGTTACCTGATCGATCTCAGGAAGTACGAAAGGGAGGGAGATCCCGCAGGGTTTGTCGATCTGAAGCCCAACGACACGATCATCATTCCGGAGGACGAGGGACTTGACGTCGGCACCGTCGCGACGATAGCCGGCCTGGTAGTCTCCATTGTCACACTGGTAACCATTTCAACCGACTGACAGAGGCGGATTTCTATTGTTTTCCAACTCTTCTTGCGTCCAATAACGGGAGCCGCACCATGCTTGAAATGAAAGATGCCGGCAGTCAGCTCAATGTTCAGGAACTGTTGCGGCTCGCCTGGAAGAACAGGTACGTCATCGGGCTGATTACCGGCCTTGCCCTGGTCATCGCCCTGTTTATCTACCTTTCTGCCAGACCGGTCTACAGTGCCACGGCTACCATCATGCTGAAAAGCTCCCAGAAAGAAGAGCTTGTCGGCGAACTCAGCGGCAGCGAGAGGGTCGGTGAAATGCAGGTCCAGAACCATTTACAGTTGCTTGCCTCGGTTCCTCTGGCCGAAGAGGTCATCAGGTCACTGGTCGCCGGCGGAGCGCAGGATTCGCTCGAACTTTTCGGGAACAGGCCCTATAAAACAAAAATCCAGGGGTTTCTCGACGGCATGTTCGGTGTCAGTGAGCCGAGTCGGCAGCCGGTTCAGGCCGGGGAGATTCTCGACAATATCCGTCCATACGCGGAATTGCTGCGTTCGCGCTTGTCCGTTCTCAACGAACGGGGTACCGATATCATCACCGTAACGGTTTCCAGTCCTTTTCCCCGGGAGGCGGCGCTTCTGGCCAACATTGTCGGCAGAACCTATCAGAAACAGGATGTCGCCTGGAACGTCGAGCAGGCCCGCAATGTCAACCAGTTCGTTGTCGATCAGCTTCGCGAGCAACAGAAAAAGGTCGCCGAAGTTGAGGCTGCCGTTTCCCGCTACATGAAGCAGGAAAATATCTACGAGGTGACTGGCGGCGCCGAGGAGCTTCAGGAAAGGCTTGCCGATGCCGACGCGCGCTACAACGAGGTACAGGCGGAAGCGAGAATCCTCAGGCAACGGCTCGCTTTTCTTCGCAGGAAACTTTCCGAGGATGAAAAGGCCTACAGCGAGCGCGTCGCCGAGACCATGGCGCCGAGGCTCAAGGCTGTGCAGGATATGATTCGCAAGGAGGAGTCCGTGCTGAGTGAATTGATCGTGCAGCGAGGCCCGGAGGATACGGCAGTCAGGACCAAGCAGGAACAGATCCGGAACATGAAAGCGCAGCTCGACCAGATAACCCGCACGCGTATCGCGGGTGAAATAGCCTATTCGGGGCGTTCACAGCGATACCAGTTCGGGCTCATCGCCGAGCAGCTTCAGACCGATGCGCGTCTCGCGGAGCTCGAGTTCAGCGCGTCTGAACTCAACAGGCTGAGGAACTACTACCAGGCGCAACTGCGCAGCCTTCCCCAGAAACAGCTCGAACTCGCCAGATTGCAGCGGGACAGGGACGTCGTCAACCGTACTTACTCCTTCCTCAGGGAGCGGCTCGACGAATCGGGTATCGAGATCGCTTCGGAAGTCGGGCAGGTGGTCGTTATCGGCGACGCGCATCCGCCCGACTCACCTGTTTCGCCGAATCTCGGGATGAATCTTTTTCTCGGCCTCTTTTCTGGTCTCGGGCTCAGCGCGCTGCTTTTGATCTCCCAGAATCTCCTTGACGACACGATCAGGGACGACAGTTTTCTGGAGGATAACGGGTTCGTCGAGCTGGCGAGGATTCCCTTTACAGGCAGCGGCGAAACTCACGAGGCGGCCGTTCCGTTCGGTATAGCCAAGCTGTTTTCCCGTTTCACGAACCGAAAGAACGCCGACGTGGAGCTTCACGCTGGTAAATCGGGTGCCGCTCCCCTGCTCATTTCCGATTACCCCTCCACGGCTTTCGCGGAGAGCTTTAGAGATCTCAGGACGAATATCATGTTTTCCAGGGCTGACAATCCCGTCAACTCCATGCTGGTCACCGGCACGTCCATTTCGGAGGGTAAGTCGACCGTCTGCTCCAACCTCGCCCTTTCCTATTCCATGATCGGAAAGAAAGTTCTCGTCATAGACTGCGATCTGAGGCGTCCCGTTCAGCACCAGTATCTCCAAACATCGCGTCAGCCGGGTGTCACGGATTATCTTGCCGGTGCATCGGACGAGATCGCCGAAGAATTCATACAGGATGCGGGTTACGAGAATCTCTTTCTGCTCGCGGCCGGATCGCCGGTGCCGAATCCCAATGAACTGCTTTTTTCAAACAAGATGACGCAACTGATCGAACGATTGAAAGCCCGATTCGATATCGTCCTGCTCGACAGCCCTCCCGTCCTGCTTTTGAGCGATGCGGCGGTTCTTTCCCGGTCAGTGGACGGTGTCGTGGTGGTTGCCAAGACAGGATATACCAGCAAGGATCAGTTCAGGGAACTCGGGAAAGTGGATTACCTCAGGGAACGCATGCTTGGAGTCGCCCTGATCGGCTCCGTCGGGCAGAAAAAGTACGGCAAGTACGGTTACGATTACAAGGCGCTCGATTACTACGGCGCCGGGGCAAAAATCTGAATCCCTCATCCTCCGCATCGTGCTCTTCGTCTACGTGCAGCCCCCGTTCACCGGGGGCTTTCTTGTATTCGGGCTGCCGCGCCGGTAGAAAGCGCGGGAGCGCGCCGCTGAACTCCAGGGCTGAAAAGAGGCGTTTTCCTGCAGTTACTTTTTTCTGCCAGGCAGCGGCTCAGCTTCTCTCATAATGAGATTCCATCTCAGTCTGAGTCTCTTTTTCCGTCTCACTTTTATTTTTTTGCGTAGTTATTACGTTCAGCCCGCTTTCTTGATGAATCTTCCTAACGTGTTTTTTGAGGGTAATTAACGGCCTTATCGCTGTTGGCGTTTTGGCTTGGTATGATTTTTGCATGTTTTTCTGTAGAAAAACTAAGGCAACGCTCCGCAATGCAGACTAATGCAGACTATCATGTTCCCCAATTTACTGACAATAGCCCTCGGTGTCGTGCTCGCCTCGATAGGTGTTTCCTATAATCTCGAGGGAGGTTTCGGCCAGGAAACGTTTTCCCAGATGTGGGGGGCGATGCGGGAGCATGTCAAGATCTATCTGCTTTCTCTTCTGACCGCGCATGTTTCCATAGCCGGGTTGACGGCATCTGCGCACAAGCTCAAGCTCTTCGATCAGCCCGATAACGCCAGAAAAGTACACAGCGATCCGAAACCGCTTGTCGGGGGCCTGGGGATCGTGGCGGGAGTGCTGGTGACGATGCTCCTGTTTTTCCCTGTCGTCAAGTATATCAGCTTCATGTTTTCCATTCTTCTGATTCTTGGGATCGGCGTGCTCGACGACCGTTACGATATCAGCTTCAAGGTCAGATTCCTCGCCCAGATCGCCGCGACGGCAATAACCATGAATTACTTCAGGGGAATGCAGCTCAACTCCTTCGGGGATCTGTTTGGATTCGGGGCTGTCGAGACCGGCTTGCTTGCTGTTCCGCTCACGATTTTCTGTGTGCTGGGCGTTATCAATGCAGTGAACATGATCGACGGGCTGGACGGTCTGGCCGGCACGATATCCCTGATCGCGTTCAGCGGTTTCGCCTTTCTCGCATGGTTGAACGGCATGCCGAGTTTCACCCTTCTCGGGCTGGCTTTCGCAGGCGCGCTTGCTGCTTTCCTGAAGTTCAACTGGTATCCCTCGAAACTGTTCATGGGCGACGCCGGCAGCATGACGCTCGGTTTCGTGCTTGCGTTCTTTTCCATCGAGATCACCCAGCATCCTCAGGGGCAGGTGCCTCCGATGGCCGCCCTTCTCATACTTGCGGTCCCGATCACCGATACCCTGGTGGTCATGACAAGGCGCATGATGAACCGGAAAAGTCCTTTCGAGCCTGACAGGACGCACATGCACCATACCTTGCTGGCAATGAACTTCAAGCATTCGGGAGTCACCGTGATCATGGGTTCCATTTCCTTGTTCTTCACCCTGGTCGCGCTGGTTTCGACCATGATGCATGTTCCCGAATACGTTCTGTTCGGTTTTTATGCCTGCTGGTTTTTGCTGTTCTGGTATTCGTCTTCACCCGAAAAAGGAATTTACCGCCTGATTGGCTATCTTTTCAAACGGTAGGGTGTTGCCTTTGAAGGCTGCAGGGCGCAGGCGATCGTGCAAGTCCGAAGCTTTTGTCTTCGCCGCGTGGTATTGCAAAAATGATCTCCCATACCCCAAGTCTGAGTTTCATGAAAAAAGCGTTGATATCCGGCCTTACCGGACAGGACGGCTCGTATCTTGCCGAACTGCTTCTGGAAAAAGGTTACCAGGTTCACGGCATCATTCGCCGCAGCAGCTCGTTCAATACCGGAAGGATCGATCATATCATCGGCAATCCTGAAAACAGGGGTCGTTTTTTCTTTCATCACGGCGACATGACCGATCCGAGCAATCTCAACCGCCTGCTGGAAAAAATACAGCCGGATGAAATTTACAACCTTGCGGCGCAGAGCCACGTAAAGGTTTCCTTCGATCTGCCGGATTACACTGCCCAGGTCGACGCGCTGGGTACGTTGCGTTTCCTCGATGCTATTCGGGAAACCCGCATCGACACCAGATTTTACCAGGCATCGACCAGCGAACTCTTCGGCAAGACTCAGGAAGTCCCCCAATCGGAAAAAACGCCGTTTTATCCCCGCTCGCCTTACGGTGTGGCAAAGCTTTACGGATACTGGATCA
It encodes the following:
- a CDS encoding GumC family protein is translated as MLEMKDAGSQLNVQELLRLAWKNRYVIGLITGLALVIALFIYLSARPVYSATATIMLKSSQKEELVGELSGSERVGEMQVQNHLQLLASVPLAEEVIRSLVAGGAQDSLELFGNRPYKTKIQGFLDGMFGVSEPSRQPVQAGEILDNIRPYAELLRSRLSVLNERGTDIITVTVSSPFPREAALLANIVGRTYQKQDVAWNVEQARNVNQFVVDQLREQQKKVAEVEAAVSRYMKQENIYEVTGGAEELQERLADADARYNEVQAEARILRQRLAFLRRKLSEDEKAYSERVAETMAPRLKAVQDMIRKEESVLSELIVQRGPEDTAVRTKQEQIRNMKAQLDQITRTRIAGEIAYSGRSQRYQFGLIAEQLQTDARLAELEFSASELNRLRNYYQAQLRSLPQKQLELARLQRDRDVVNRTYSFLRERLDESGIEIASEVGQVVVIGDAHPPDSPVSPNLGMNLFLGLFSGLGLSALLLISQNLLDDTIRDDSFLEDNGFVELARIPFTGSGETHEAAVPFGIAKLFSRFTNRKNADVELHAGKSGAAPLLISDYPSTAFAESFRDLRTNIMFSRADNPVNSMLVTGTSISEGKSTVCSNLALSYSMIGKKVLVIDCDLRRPVQHQYLQTSRQPGVTDYLAGASDEIAEEFIQDAGYENLFLLAAGSPVPNPNELLFSNKMTQLIERLKARFDIVLLDSPPVLLLSDAAVLSRSVDGVVVVAKTGYTSKDQFRELGKVDYLRERMLGVALIGSVGQKKYGKYGYDYKALDYYGAGAKI
- a CDS encoding MraY family glycosyltransferase; the encoded protein is MFPNLLTIALGVVLASIGVSYNLEGGFGQETFSQMWGAMREHVKIYLLSLLTAHVSIAGLTASAHKLKLFDQPDNARKVHSDPKPLVGGLGIVAGVLVTMLLFFPVVKYISFMFSILLILGIGVLDDRYDISFKVRFLAQIAATAITMNYFRGMQLNSFGDLFGFGAVETGLLAVPLTIFCVLGVINAVNMIDGLDGLAGTISLIAFSGFAFLAWLNGMPSFTLLGLAFAGALAAFLKFNWYPSKLFMGDAGSMTLGFVLAFFSIEITQHPQGQVPPMAALLILAVPITDTLVVMTRRMMNRKSPFEPDRTHMHHTLLAMNFKHSGVTVIMGSISLFFTLVALVSTMMHVPEYVLFGFYACWFLLFWYSSSPEKGIYRLIGYLFKR